From one Nocardioides yefusunii genomic stretch:
- a CDS encoding thymidine phosphorylase, whose product MTQHDAIEVIIAKRDGGTLSDSQIDWVIDAYTRGEVAHEQMSALAMAILLNGMDRREIARWTQAMIASGERMDFSALSRPTTDKHSTGGVGDKITLPLTPLVAACGLAVPQLSGRGLGHTGGTLDKLESIPGWEAFLSNQEMFDQLDDFGAVVCAAGSGLAPADKKLYALRDVTGTVEAIPLIASSIMSKKIAEGTGSLVLDVKVGSGAFMKDIDKARELAETMVALGKDAGVTTVALLTGMDTPLGFTAGNAIEVTESLEVLAGGGPADVVELTLELAREMLAAAGVTDVDPAEKLRDGSAMDVWRKMITRQKGDPDAPMAVAKESHVVTAETSGTLTRLDAMSVGLAAWRLGAGRSKQGEAVQAGAGVVWHARPGDLVAAGQPLFTLLTDDEWRFERALAALEGGWAVGDGAGFTPTPLVRGRIS is encoded by the coding sequence ATGACGCAGCACGACGCCATCGAAGTGATCATCGCCAAGCGCGACGGCGGAACCCTGAGTGACTCCCAGATCGACTGGGTCATCGACGCCTACACCCGCGGCGAGGTCGCCCACGAGCAGATGTCCGCCCTGGCGATGGCCATCCTCCTCAACGGCATGGACCGCCGCGAGATCGCCCGCTGGACCCAGGCGATGATCGCCTCGGGCGAGCGGATGGACTTCTCCGCTCTCTCCCGCCCCACCACGGACAAGCACTCCACCGGTGGCGTCGGCGACAAGATCACCCTGCCCCTGACCCCGCTCGTCGCGGCGTGCGGTCTCGCGGTCCCGCAGCTCTCGGGCCGCGGCCTGGGGCACACCGGCGGCACTCTCGACAAGCTCGAGTCGATCCCGGGCTGGGAGGCGTTCCTGAGCAACCAGGAGATGTTCGACCAGCTCGACGACTTCGGCGCCGTCGTCTGCGCCGCCGGCTCGGGCCTCGCGCCTGCCGACAAGAAGCTCTACGCCCTGCGCGACGTCACCGGCACCGTCGAGGCGATCCCGCTGATCGCCTCCTCGATCATGAGCAAGAAGATCGCCGAAGGCACCGGCTCGCTGGTGCTCGACGTCAAGGTCGGCTCCGGCGCCTTCATGAAGGACATCGACAAGGCACGCGAGTTGGCCGAGACGATGGTCGCGCTCGGCAAGGACGCCGGCGTCACCACCGTCGCGCTCCTCACTGGCATGGACACCCCGCTCGGATTCACCGCCGGCAACGCGATCGAGGTGACCGAGTCCCTCGAGGTGCTGGCCGGTGGGGGTCCCGCCGACGTCGTCGAACTCACCCTCGAGTTGGCCCGCGAGATGCTCGCCGCGGCCGGCGTCACCGACGTCGACCCGGCCGAGAAGCTGCGTGACGGCTCCGCGATGGACGTGTGGCGCAAGATGATCACGCGTCAGAAGGGTGACCCGGACGCGCCGATGGCCGTGGCCAAGGAGTCGCACGTCGTCACCGCCGAGACCTCCGGCACCCTGACCCGCCTCGACGCGATGTCGGTCGGTCTGGCTGCCTGGCGCCTCGGCGCCGGCCGCTCCAAGCAGGGTGAGGCCGTCCAGGCCGGTGCCGGCGTCGTGTGGCACGCCCGTCCCGGTGACCTTGTCGCCGCCGGACAGCCACTCTTCACCCTCCTCACCGACGACGAGTGGCGCTTCGAGCGTGCACTCGCCGCTCTCGAGGGCGGTTGGGCCGTCGGTGACGGCGCCGGATTCACCCCGACCCCGCTGGTCCGCGGCCGTATCAGCTGA
- a CDS encoding cytidine deaminase, giving the protein MAHSADGLAQHPASPSPDTGPQDLRSTLGTPWQELLAEADRVAARAYAPYSQYRVGAAGRADDGRTVSGCNVENAGLGVTLCAECGLVSQLLATGGGRLTHFVCVNGEGALITPCGRCRQLLWEFGGAALQVLTPLGVVALEVLLPQAFGPEELGH; this is encoded by the coding sequence GTGGCGCACTCGGCCGACGGCCTCGCCCAGCACCCCGCCAGCCCCTCGCCCGACACCGGCCCCCAAGATCTCCGCAGCACGCTCGGGACCCCCTGGCAGGAACTCCTCGCCGAGGCCGACCGCGTCGCAGCGAGGGCCTACGCCCCGTACTCGCAGTACCGGGTGGGAGCTGCCGGACGCGCTGACGACGGCCGCACCGTCTCGGGCTGCAACGTCGAGAACGCCGGGCTGGGCGTGACGCTGTGCGCGGAGTGCGGACTCGTCTCCCAGTTGCTCGCCACCGGCGGAGGTCGCCTGACCCACTTCGTCTGCGTCAACGGTGAAGGCGCACTCATCACCCCGTGCGGTCGCTGCCGACAGCTCTTGTGGGAGTTCGGCGGCGCTGCGCTCCAGGTGCTCACCCCCCTCGGCGTGGTCGCTCTCGAGGTGCTGCTGCCGCAGGCGTTCGGCCCCGAAGAACTGGGCCACTGA
- a CDS encoding BMP family lipoprotein, giving the protein MQKVAMAGVLALSASVLAACGEAPEKDGESKASDFKPCMVSDEGGFDDKSFNEISHEGLLNAAKAIGAKETSVESNSSNDYAPNLASLAAKGCDVVAAVGFDLAAATTEAAAANPDIHYILIDEAIEGENTKSLRYDTAQAAFLAGYAAADYSKTGKVGTYGGANYPSVSVFMDGFAQGVEHYNKVKNKDVKVIGWDRKKQDGLFTGSFSPDEKATNTARQVFEQGADVVLPVGGPIYRGAVTVLSEGQYKGGTIIGVDSDLFKKDSEAAPYVLTSILKSLDLSTEQAIVAASKGEFDNTPYIGTLENEGVGLAEFHDFASKVSDTLTGELDEIKAQIIDGSLKVTSYLADSK; this is encoded by the coding sequence ATGCAGAAGGTCGCCATGGCTGGCGTCCTCGCCCTCAGCGCCTCGGTCCTGGCCGCGTGCGGTGAGGCCCCGGAGAAGGACGGCGAGTCCAAGGCCTCCGACTTCAAGCCCTGCATGGTGTCCGACGAAGGCGGCTTCGACGACAAGTCGTTCAACGAGATCAGCCACGAGGGTCTGCTGAACGCAGCCAAGGCGATCGGCGCCAAGGAAACCTCCGTCGAGTCGAACTCCTCCAACGACTACGCCCCGAACCTCGCGAGCCTCGCGGCCAAGGGCTGCGACGTCGTCGCCGCTGTCGGTTTCGACCTTGCCGCCGCGACCACCGAGGCCGCCGCCGCGAACCCCGACATCCACTACATCCTCATCGACGAGGCCATCGAGGGCGAGAACACCAAGTCGCTCCGTTACGACACCGCGCAGGCCGCCTTCCTGGCCGGCTACGCCGCTGCCGACTACTCCAAGACCGGCAAGGTCGGCACCTACGGTGGCGCCAACTACCCGTCCGTCTCCGTCTTCATGGACGGTTTCGCCCAGGGCGTCGAGCACTACAACAAGGTCAAGAACAAGGACGTCAAGGTCATCGGCTGGGACCGCAAGAAGCAGGACGGTCTCTTCACCGGTTCCTTCTCCCCCGACGAGAAGGCCACCAACACCGCTCGTCAGGTCTTCGAGCAGGGCGCTGACGTCGTCCTCCCCGTCGGCGGCCCGATCTACCGTGGCGCCGTGACCGTCCTCTCCGAGGGCCAGTACAAGGGCGGCACCATCATCGGTGTCGACTCCGACCTCTTCAAGAAGGACTCCGAGGCCGCCCCGTACGTCCTCACCTCCATCCTGAAGTCCCTCGACCTCTCCACCGAGCAGGCCATCGTGGCTGCTTCCAAGGGCGAGTTCGACAACACCCCGTACATCGGCACCCTGGAGAACGAGGGCGTCGGCCTGGCCGAGTTCCACGACTTCGCCTCCAAGGTCAGCGACACCCTGACCGGCGAGCTGGACGAGATCAAGGCCCAGATCATCGACGGTTCCCTCAAGGTCACGTCGTACCTCGCTGACTCCAAGTGA